In the genome of Dermacentor variabilis isolate Ectoservices chromosome 5, ASM5094787v1, whole genome shotgun sequence, one region contains:
- the LOC142582553 gene encoding cytochrome P450 3A41-like, producing the protein MATFLGLPDWIIFAATVCVLLYLYACRNRNYWKNQNVTSEPFALIFGPTLKLMFQPIHLLDTTRYNKYGRLFGTFETGKSVLFVAEPELVKQVMVKDFPALPNRRTFKFSDPILDNMMSIISVDRWRKIRPASSPAFSTGRLRKMNSLIEDCALVTAEHLKEAAAKEEDIDIKQFFGNYAVDVIARCAFGTKLDSHSDQTNEFVTRSRQAFSGRVTPRIFIFFVFPAISRLLGLRPFNTDIFLYFKEICLNIIKGRQDKQFRHEDFLQLMMDAKEGNLAPAVENASERDNQLFNLGSDLKPDTSFSSNKTLTEDEAMAQCVLFFFAGQDTTSSVISYTLYQLAINPEVQEKLREEVDECFTMHGEHPGLDVITKLKYLHGVVSEALRMYPPATRIERSPVEDYVLGDTGIKVKKGDLIAVPVYSMHHDPQYFPDPFTFNPERFSDENMDSIQPYTYLPFGAGPRNCIGMRFALQAVKLSVLYTIRNVKVVRTKKTKVPLEFQNGFSVLTAKDITLGIRKRD; encoded by the exons ATGGCGACCTTCCTGGGATTACCGGATTGGATTATCTTCGCGGCGACGGTCTGTGTCCTCTTATATCT GTATGCATGTCGGAATCGCAACTACTGGAAGAACCAAAATGTCACGTCAGAGCCATTTGCCCTCATATTTGGCCCCACGTTGAAGCTCATGTTCCAA CCTATTCATTTGCTTGATACCACCCGGTACAACAAGTATGGAAGATTATTCGG CACATTTGAGACCGGCAAGAGCGTCCTGTTTGTCGCCGAACCCGAACTGGTGAAGCAAGTCATGGTCAAGGATTTTCCTGCACTGCCGAATCGAAGG ACGTTCAAGTTCTCCGACCCCATATTGGACAACATGATGAGCATCATTTCCGTCGATAGATGGCGAAAGATTCGACCGGCCTCGAGTCCTGCCTTTTCCACTGGAAGGCTGAGAAAG ATGAATTCCTTGATTGAGGACTGCGCACTGGTGACAGCAGAACACCTGAAAGAGGCGGCTGCAAAGGAGGAGGACATCGACATCAAACA GTTCTTCGGCAACTATGCAGTGGACGTAATTGCAAGATGCGCATTTGGCACGAAGTTGGACTCTCACTCGGACCAGACCAATGAGTTTGTCACCAGATCACGACAGGCCTTCTCGGGACGTGTCACACCACGAATTTTTATCTTTT TTGTATTCCCAGCAATCTCAAGATTACTTGGGCTCCGACCATTTAATACGGACATATTTCTCTACTTCAAGGAGATATGCCTCAACATCATCAAGGGCCGACAGGACAAGCAATTT CGGCACGAGGACTTTCTTCAACTGATGATGGACGCCAAGGAAGGCAACCTTGCACCCGCAGTAGAAAATGCTTCTGAACGCGACAATCAACTCTTCAACCTTGGTTCCGACCTGAAGCCCGACACGTCGTTTTCGTCAAACAAAA CACTGACTGAGGATGAAGCAATGGCCCAATGCGTGCTCTTCTTCTTCGCTGGTCAGGACACGACCTCGAGTGTGATCTCGTACACGCTTTACCAGCTGGCAATTAACCCCGAGGTGCAGGAAAAGCTGAGGGAAGAAGTGGACGAATGCTTCACTATGCAC GGAGAACATCCCGGCTTGGATGTGATTACTAAACTCAAATACCTACACGGTGTTGTCTCCGAGGCTCTTCGAATGTACCCTCCAGCTACACG AATTGAGCGATCGCCAGTCGAGGACTACGTCCTGGGAGACACTGGAATCAAAGTGAAGAAAGGGGATTTAATTGCAGTCCCCGTCTACTCCATGCATCACGACCCGCAGTACTTTCCTGATCCGTTCACATTCAACCCCGAGAG GTTCAGCGACGAGAACATGGATTCCATCCAGCCGTACACGTACCTGCCGTTCGGTGCTGGGCCGCGCAACTGCATCGGCATGCGCTTTGCTCTGCAAgcagtgaagctttctgtgctctaCACTATTCGCAACGTCAAGGTGGTGCGCacgaaaaaaacgaaa gtGCCTCTGGAATTCCAAAACGGGTTCAGCGTCCTCACTGCCAAGGACATCACACTGGGAATCAGAAAACGGGACTAA